The following proteins come from a genomic window of Streptomyces sp. Sge12:
- a CDS encoding VOC family protein, translating into MPSHIALTALLVRDYDEAIDFYTRALGFDLAEDTARPDGSRWVVVRPPGATESALLLARAKDEAQRSRVGDQTGGRVGHFLYTDDFARDHARMTAEGVHFLEEPRHEPYGSVAVFEDLYGNRWDLLQPAAR; encoded by the coding sequence ATGCCCTCCCACATCGCCCTCACGGCACTCCTCGTCCGCGACTACGACGAGGCCATCGACTTCTACACCCGCGCCCTCGGCTTCGACCTCGCCGAGGACACCGCCCGCCCGGACGGCTCCCGCTGGGTCGTGGTCCGCCCGCCCGGCGCCACCGAGTCCGCCCTGCTGCTGGCCCGCGCCAAGGACGAGGCCCAGCGCTCCCGGGTCGGCGACCAGACGGGCGGCCGCGTCGGCCACTTCCTGTACACGGACGACTTCGCCCGCGACCACGCCCGGATGACCGCCGAGGGCGTCCACTTCCTGGAGGAGCCGCGCCACGAGCCGTACGGCTCCGTCGCGGTCTTCGAAGACCTGTACGGCAACCGCTGGGACCTGCTACAGCCCGCCGCCCGCTAG
- a CDS encoding LutC/YkgG family protein has product MSSKDRILGRIRRALRDDAPAVEIPRDYLHVHGARTPAQRVDLLAAHLAEYRAVVHRTDEEGLPALIARLLAERGARSVLVPPGLPPHWLPAAGPIRVPDRVPDRAASTPYELDRVDSVVTGCALAVAETGTIVLDAGPDQGRRRITLVPDHHICVVRVPDQVVDSIPQALPLLDPTRPLTWISGPSATSDIELDRVEGVHGPRTLEVVLVGTQ; this is encoded by the coding sequence ATGAGCAGCAAGGACCGCATCCTGGGCCGGATCCGCCGGGCGCTGCGCGACGACGCCCCCGCGGTGGAGATCCCCCGCGACTACCTCCACGTGCACGGCGCCCGCACCCCGGCCCAGCGGGTGGACCTGCTCGCCGCCCACCTCGCCGAGTACCGGGCCGTGGTCCACCGCACGGACGAGGAGGGGCTGCCCGCCCTGATCGCGCGGCTGCTCGCGGAACGGGGCGCCCGGTCCGTGCTGGTTCCGCCCGGTCTGCCCCCGCACTGGCTCCCGGCCGCGGGCCCGATCCGGGTCCCCGACCGCGTCCCCGACCGGGCGGCTTCCACCCCGTACGAACTGGACCGGGTCGACAGCGTGGTCACCGGCTGCGCCCTGGCCGTCGCCGAGACCGGCACGATCGTCCTGGACGCCGGCCCGGACCAGGGCCGGCGGCGCATCACCCTGGTCCCGGACCACCACATCTGCGTGGTCCGCGTCCCGGACCAGGTGGTGGACTCCATTCCGCAGGCCCTGCCGCTCCTCGACCCGACGCGCCCGCTGACCTGGATCTCCGGCCCCTCCGCCACCAGCGACATCGAGCTGGACCGGGTGGAGGGGGTGCACGGCCCCCGCACGCTCGAGGTGGTCCTCGTCGGCACACAATGA
- a CDS encoding lactate utilization protein B: MTGTHLGMPAFPAAAPAFPAAAREAVRDEGLRANLRHATHTIRDKRRRAVAELEDWDRLRAAGRAVKDHTLRHLDRYLLQLEEAVTAAGGTVHWAADADEANRIVTDLVRATGEREVVKVKSMATQEIGLNEALEAAGIAAYETDLAELIVQLGHDRPSHILVPAIHRNRAEIRDIFRAEMGGWGRAAPEPLGDDPRELAEAARLHLREKFLRAKVAVSGANFMVAETGTMVVFESEGNGRMCLTLPETLISVVGIEKVVPTFRDLEIFLQTLPRSSTAERMNPYTTMWTGLGPSRGADGDGPSAFHLVLLDNGRTDTLADEVGRQALRCIRCSACLNVCPVYERAGGHAYGSVYPGPIGAILSPQLRGTGSAIDASLPYASTLCGACYEVCPVAIDIPEVLVHLRERVAQGGPVTRGGVRVTLRPADGHTAERAAMRAARLLLDRPGALRAAERLLARARRLAPRRLPGAGRAWTDSRELPTVPAESFRDWWARERSDPR, encoded by the coding sequence GTGACCGGTACCCACCTGGGCATGCCCGCCTTCCCCGCCGCCGCGCCCGCCTTCCCGGCCGCCGCGCGGGAGGCCGTACGGGACGAGGGGCTGCGGGCCAACCTGCGGCACGCCACGCACACCATCCGTGACAAACGCCGGCGGGCCGTCGCCGAACTGGAGGACTGGGACCGGCTGCGCGCCGCGGGCCGGGCCGTCAAGGACCACACCCTGCGCCATCTCGACCGCTACTTGCTCCAGTTGGAGGAGGCGGTCACGGCGGCCGGCGGCACCGTCCACTGGGCCGCCGACGCGGACGAGGCCAACCGGATCGTCACGGACCTGGTCCGGGCGACCGGCGAGCGCGAGGTCGTCAAGGTCAAGTCCATGGCCACACAGGAGATCGGGCTCAACGAGGCCCTGGAGGCCGCCGGGATCGCCGCGTACGAGACCGACCTCGCCGAGCTGATCGTGCAGCTCGGCCACGACCGGCCGTCCCACATCCTGGTCCCGGCCATCCACCGCAACCGGGCCGAGATCCGCGACATCTTCCGCGCGGAGATGGGCGGTTGGGGACGGGCGGCGCCCGAACCCCTCGGCGACGATCCGCGCGAACTCGCCGAGGCGGCACGCCTGCACCTGCGGGAGAAGTTCCTGCGCGCCAAGGTCGCCGTGTCCGGGGCCAACTTCATGGTCGCCGAGACGGGCACCATGGTCGTCTTCGAGTCCGAGGGGAACGGCCGGATGTGCCTGACCCTGCCCGAGACCCTGATCTCGGTCGTGGGCATCGAGAAGGTCGTCCCGACCTTCCGCGACCTGGAGATCTTCCTCCAGACGCTGCCGCGCTCCTCGACGGCCGAGCGGATGAACCCGTACACCACGATGTGGACCGGGCTGGGCCCTTCGAGGGGGGCGGACGGCGACGGCCCCTCCGCCTTCCACCTCGTCCTCCTCGACAACGGCCGCACCGACACCCTCGCCGACGAGGTCGGCCGGCAGGCCCTGCGCTGCATCCGCTGCTCCGCCTGCCTCAACGTCTGCCCCGTCTACGAACGCGCCGGCGGCCACGCCTACGGCTCCGTCTACCCCGGCCCCATCGGCGCGATCCTCAGCCCCCAACTCCGCGGCACCGGAAGCGCGATCGACGCCTCACTGCCCTACGCGTCCACCCTGTGCGGAGCCTGCTACGAGGTCTGCCCGGTCGCCATCGACATCCCCGAGGTCCTCGTCCACCTCCGCGAGCGGGTGGCCCAGGGCGGCCCGGTGACCCGCGGCGGCGTCCGCGTCACGCTCCGCCCCGCGGACGGCCACACCGCCGAACGGGCCGCCATGCGGGCCGCCCGGCTGCTCCTGGACCGCCCCGGGGCCCTGCGCGCGGCGGAGCGGCTGCTCGCCCGGGCCCGGCGCCTGGCGCCCCGCAGGCTCCCCGGCGCCGGGCGGGCCTGGACCGACAGCCGCGAACTGCCCACGGTGCCGGCGGAGTCCTTCCGCGACTGGTGGGCCCGGGAACGGAGCGACCCGCGATGA
- a CDS encoding (Fe-S)-binding protein, translating to MRAALFVTCVNDALYPRTGIAVVRLLERLGVAVDFPAAQSCCGQPQYNTGYRYETEPLVRRTARAFAGYPYVVTPSGSCAAMIREHYPRIGRKAAAEGRGGELAEAAASLAPRVYELTEFLVDVLGVTDVGAYFPHTVTYHPSCHGLRGLGLGDRPRRLLAAVKGLDLVELPGAEECCGFGGTFAVKNPDVSTAMGADKIAAAAGTGARVLCGADNSCLAHLDGLLRRADSPIRALHLAEILAATEEEPLP from the coding sequence ATGCGAGCCGCGCTGTTCGTCACCTGCGTCAATGACGCCCTGTACCCGCGCACCGGCATCGCCGTCGTACGCCTCCTGGAGCGGCTCGGCGTCGCCGTGGACTTCCCGGCCGCCCAGAGCTGCTGCGGGCAGCCGCAGTACAACACCGGCTACCGGTACGAGACCGAACCGCTGGTGCGGCGTACCGCACGGGCCTTCGCCGGGTACCCGTACGTGGTCACCCCGTCCGGATCCTGCGCCGCGATGATCCGCGAGCACTACCCGCGCATCGGCCGGAAGGCGGCGGCGGAGGGGCGGGGCGGCGAGCTCGCCGAGGCGGCCGCCTCGCTCGCACCGCGCGTGTACGAGCTGACCGAGTTCCTGGTGGACGTGCTGGGGGTGACCGACGTGGGCGCGTACTTCCCGCACACCGTCACCTACCACCCCTCTTGCCACGGCCTGCGCGGCCTGGGGCTGGGGGACCGGCCGCGGCGGCTGCTGGCCGCGGTCAAGGGCCTCGACCTGGTCGAACTGCCGGGCGCCGAGGAGTGCTGCGGCTTCGGCGGCACCTTCGCCGTCAAGAACCCGGACGTGTCCACCGCCATGGGCGCCGACAAGATCGCGGCCGCGGCCGGTACCGGCGCCCGCGTCCTGTGCGGCGCCGACAATTCCTGCCTCGCCCACCTCGACGGCCTGCTGCGCCGCGCGGACAGCCCGATCCGCGCCCTGCACCTCGCCGAGATCCTGGCCGCCACCGAGGAGGAACCGCTGCCGTGA